One part of the Dyadobacter sp. 676 genome encodes these proteins:
- a CDS encoding histidine kinase: MQKAVSKLYHIPFWLIYHYLWWVVAMGNPLKAAESILFSPYAVKFVFYVVLQAVAVYFNLYYLIPRYLEKGRFKAYVGYLGVTLLATALAIVSGYYVSAWVAHQPVEALFGRGNNCFFYFFGEAMPSTLASTTLAMSIKLTKNWISTERRKQLLEKEKLETELRFLKYQFNPHFLFNSINSIFFLIHKNPRVASSSLATFSELLRHHLYECNDELVPLDKEIAYLRNFIALEKLRQNRGVRVIMEIGDAFPPRTGIAPFILMTFVENAFKHVSKENGRDNRIEIRLCTLPDSLEFEVINTASALETPQAVHYGGIGLKNVRRRLDLLYPGRYDLGIRETEGTFKVNLSIALYPQTIPRPTLLAVQ, from the coding sequence ATGCAAAAAGCCGTTTCGAAACTGTACCACATCCCTTTCTGGCTTATCTATCACTATCTATGGTGGGTAGTGGCCATGGGTAATCCGTTGAAAGCCGCAGAAAGTATCCTCTTTTCGCCTTATGCGGTGAAGTTCGTGTTTTATGTGGTGCTGCAAGCGGTGGCCGTGTATTTCAATTTGTACTATCTCATTCCCCGCTATCTTGAAAAAGGCCGGTTCAAAGCTTATGTCGGCTATCTGGGAGTCACCCTGCTTGCGACGGCGCTGGCAATCGTTTCCGGCTATTATGTAAGTGCATGGGTGGCGCACCAGCCGGTAGAGGCGCTTTTCGGCAGGGGAAACAACTGCTTTTTCTATTTCTTCGGCGAAGCAATGCCGTCCACGCTCGCCAGCACAACGCTGGCGATGAGCATCAAACTTACCAAAAACTGGATCAGTACCGAACGCCGGAAACAACTGCTGGAAAAGGAAAAACTGGAAACCGAGCTGCGCTTTCTGAAATATCAGTTCAACCCGCATTTCCTTTTTAACAGCATCAATTCCATATTTTTTCTCATTCACAAAAATCCCCGCGTCGCCTCGTCGTCGCTGGCAACGTTTTCCGAACTGCTCCGGCACCACCTCTACGAATGCAACGACGAGCTCGTGCCGCTGGACAAGGAAATTGCCTACCTGAGGAATTTCATTGCCCTGGAAAAACTGCGTCAGAATCGTGGCGTGAGGGTCATTATGGAAATTGGGGACGCATTTCCACCGCGCACGGGCATTGCGCCTTTCATTTTAATGACTTTTGTCGAAAATGCCTTCAAGCACGTATCGAAAGAAAACGGACGCGACAACCGGATCGAAATCCGGCTATGCACGTTGCCGGACTCCCTCGAATTTGAAGTAATAAACACCGCCTCCGCATTGGAGACACCTCAGGCGGTGCATTATGGTGGTATAGGCCTAAAAAACGTCCGGCGGCGGCTCGACCTGCTTTATCCCGGCCGGTACGATCTCGGTATCCGGGAGACGGAAGGCACTTTTAAAGTAAACCTTTCTATCGCGCTGTACCCGCAGACAATTCCCCGCCCTACCCTGCTGGCGGTTCAGTAA
- a CDS encoding metallophosphoesterase, producing the protein MLLLATGQLRASAQPAVMRRLIFIGDAGEINPKQHKALADAAAHILPGRSIVMFLGDNIYPHGMGLPGSPEEKETQAIIRSQFMPMRAAGAATYFVPGNHDWDKSGKLGLAKIRRQGEFLKEQNDPGLRMVPADGCPDPVEIPLGDSLVVVAYDSEWWLFPHRKPAEGDGCACTGKEEVLARMRQIRDKNAGKFVILASHHPFRSYGTHGGKYSLKDHIFPLTAVKKWLWVPLPVIGSLYPLLRSTIRNPEDMGHAWYKELIGSVTDVFKARAGIVYVAGHEHGLQFIRDDITQVVSGSGAKHSYARKGRHSLFADSRQGFVTIDLMSDKSLQIVYRALEGGEIREVFSYRVSY; encoded by the coding sequence ATGCTCCTCCTGGCAACGGGACAACTTCGGGCTTCCGCCCAGCCCGCGGTAATGCGCCGACTGATTTTCATAGGTGATGCCGGGGAAATCAACCCGAAACAGCACAAGGCGCTGGCCGATGCCGCAGCGCATATTCTTCCGGGCAGATCGATTGTTATGTTTTTGGGCGACAACATCTACCCGCACGGTATGGGCTTGCCGGGCAGCCCCGAAGAGAAGGAAACACAGGCCATTATTCGCTCGCAGTTCATGCCTATGCGCGCAGCGGGCGCAGCTACGTATTTTGTGCCCGGTAATCACGACTGGGATAAGTCGGGGAAACTGGGGCTGGCCAAGATACGCCGGCAAGGCGAATTTTTGAAGGAACAGAACGACCCCGGCCTGCGTATGGTACCCGCCGACGGCTGTCCCGATCCGGTAGAAATCCCGCTCGGTGACAGCCTGGTGGTCGTCGCTTATGACAGCGAATGGTGGCTTTTTCCGCATCGGAAACCCGCTGAGGGCGACGGCTGCGCCTGTACGGGAAAGGAAGAAGTACTTGCGCGTATGCGGCAGATCAGGGATAAGAACGCGGGGAAATTTGTCATCCTGGCCTCTCACCACCCGTTTAGAAGCTATGGAACGCACGGCGGCAAATACAGCCTGAAAGACCATATATTTCCCCTTACGGCAGTTAAAAAGTGGCTATGGGTGCCATTGCCGGTCATCGGTTCGCTGTACCCGCTGCTCCGCTCCACGATCCGGAACCCGGAGGACATGGGCCACGCATGGTACAAGGAGCTGATTGGCAGCGTAACGGATGTTTTTAAAGCGCGGGCCGGCATCGTGTATGTGGCGGGGCACGAGCATGGCCTCCAGTTCATCCGGGACGATATTACGCAGGTGGTAAGCGGTTCGGGGGCCAAGCATTCGTATGCGCGGAAGGGCAGGCATTCCCTTTTCGCCGATTCCAGGCAGGGTTTCGTGACGATAGACCTGATGAGCGATAAATCCCTGCAAATCGTTTACCGTGCGTTAGAAGGCGGCGAAATCCGCGAGGTGTTCAGCTATCGGGTCTCTTACTGA
- a CDS encoding carboxypeptidase regulatory-like domain-containing protein, which produces MMKLITAFFGIYAFLLLWSPGSRAQGNEASIVGKVTEGQTEPVVGATVFVRNESTGFSTGTVTDANGDYIVKQLPLGSPYSITVSFIGYGEQKKTGYSLNQGDQLRLNFALEAASNELKAVDVVANSLKNTVVTLGASTPVTARDIARLPVNGRNFTSLIDLSPLSNGSSLGGQLASSTNYTIDGMTSRGTIAGGGTSGAYSISMEAIREFKVVTNEYDVTMGRAGGGTISTVTKSGTNKLSGGAFTYMRNDALASKYDLRGNRRTQEYSTYQYGFSLGGPIIKDKAHFFVAWDHQADSRPLYIANILSPADEAANKVTNATLERFLGIARDKYGVSNNPQYGAFDKAKGTDALFARIDWQLNAKNLLTIRNNMVIEKDNLSEGDNSGINFYESYIDRKKFDNSLMASLRTTLNPRLTNELKVQHFYEDVQVLPSPELPSAGIPRAIVENVESVSGTATYLNSIQIGGQRFSPEWFKGTVVQAVDNLYYNTGKINFTFGIDMMYNLMHSRYGSEMNGRFYFTGIDNFNNLKPYRYAREIYLNEDQSNKVKSLSTGLYAQMDTKLGPGLDMTAGLRLDNTVYLNRANFSQVVFDELGIKTNNRINTLQLQPRVQFTWDVNERSKDVIRFGAGVFGSALNPYSMVNNMLFDGSKVASVEIQGALVPTPDFELYRRDPGKAPGAELFNIPGIERLITINTNSPDAKVPVVYKTNFSYNHFFSDRLRVGISGYASWARNNYMYIDRNMVDEPFFRITAEANRGVYVPAGTINTGNGATNWLNSRRTKNVGRVLELVSEGRKNQYAIVIDGTFRYFKDGQITASYTWNDAKDNTSYNGNVANTATLDQMVIDDPRDLSRMNYANNQFRSKVIVYGTSPSFWGITLGVRYSGIGGTRYSLAVNGNMNGDFVSSNDLPYIYDHSSPATPEYIRTGIKAILDNPNAEESIKTFIRENTGKVAERNGGVNGFYGVFDVRLVKRFKIHKSHGIEASIDVFNFANLLNKDWGVGTNLGKQTLYTIKKFDPAKNEFIYDVNKGAGVSSLNGSPYQIQVGLRYAF; this is translated from the coding sequence ATGATGAAATTAATTACGGCATTCTTCGGAATATACGCATTTCTCCTGCTCTGGAGCCCCGGATCGCGGGCACAGGGGAACGAAGCATCCATCGTCGGGAAGGTGACGGAAGGGCAAACCGAACCCGTGGTCGGGGCTACGGTTTTTGTCAGGAACGAATCGACAGGTTTCAGCACGGGTACGGTTACGGACGCCAATGGCGATTATATCGTCAAGCAGTTGCCGCTCGGTTCGCCCTACTCCATTACCGTGTCGTTTATCGGTTACGGTGAGCAGAAAAAAACGGGTTATAGCCTCAACCAGGGCGATCAGCTTCGCCTGAATTTTGCGCTGGAAGCCGCCTCGAACGAGCTTAAAGCCGTCGACGTTGTCGCCAATTCACTGAAAAACACCGTAGTAACCCTGGGAGCGTCGACACCCGTTACGGCGCGCGATATTGCACGCCTCCCGGTAAACGGTCGCAACTTTACCTCGCTTATCGACCTCTCGCCTCTGAGTAACGGCAGCAGTCTCGGCGGGCAGCTTGCGTCTTCGACCAACTACACGATTGACGGTATGACGTCCCGCGGCACCATCGCCGGGGGCGGTACTTCGGGCGCCTACTCGATCTCGATGGAAGCCATCCGTGAATTCAAAGTAGTTACCAATGAATACGACGTGACCATGGGCCGCGCGGGCGGCGGTACGATCAGCACCGTGACAAAATCGGGTACCAACAAGCTTTCCGGCGGCGCGTTCACTTATATGCGTAACGACGCGCTCGCCAGCAAGTACGATCTGCGCGGAAACAGGCGGACGCAGGAGTATTCGACCTACCAGTACGGATTTTCGCTCGGCGGCCCCATTATTAAAGACAAGGCCCATTTTTTTGTGGCATGGGACCATCAGGCCGACTCCCGCCCGCTTTACATTGCCAATATCCTCAGCCCCGCCGACGAGGCTGCCAACAAGGTTACCAATGCAACCCTCGAACGTTTCCTGGGCATTGCGCGTGACAAATATGGTGTTTCGAACAATCCGCAATACGGCGCATTCGACAAAGCCAAGGGAACCGACGCGCTTTTTGCCCGTATCGACTGGCAGCTGAACGCCAAAAACCTCCTCACCATCCGCAACAACATGGTAATCGAGAAAGACAACCTTTCGGAAGGGGATAACTCGGGAATCAACTTCTACGAGTCGTACATCGACCGTAAGAAGTTCGACAACAGCCTCATGGCCTCACTCCGGACCACGCTGAACCCGCGCCTGACCAACGAGCTGAAAGTGCAGCATTTCTACGAAGATGTCCAGGTGCTTCCCAGCCCGGAGCTTCCTTCGGCTGGCATTCCGCGCGCGATCGTCGAAAACGTGGAATCCGTTTCCGGAACGGCTACCTACCTCAACTCGATCCAGATAGGCGGGCAGCGTTTCTCTCCGGAGTGGTTCAAGGGAACCGTGGTGCAGGCCGTGGATAACCTCTATTACAATACCGGAAAGATCAATTTCACATTCGGTATCGACATGATGTACAACCTGATGCACTCACGCTACGGCAGCGAAATGAACGGCCGCTTCTATTTCACCGGGATCGATAATTTCAACAACCTGAAACCCTATCGCTACGCCCGGGAGATTTACCTGAACGAGGACCAGAGCAATAAAGTGAAATCGCTGAGCACCGGGTTGTATGCGCAGATGGACACCAAACTCGGCCCCGGCCTGGACATGACCGCCGGGTTGCGGCTCGACAATACCGTGTACCTGAACCGTGCGAATTTCAGTCAGGTTGTGTTCGATGAGCTGGGCATCAAAACCAATAACCGCATCAATACGCTGCAACTGCAACCACGCGTACAGTTTACCTGGGACGTGAACGAGCGGAGTAAAGATGTGATCCGTTTCGGCGCGGGTGTTTTCGGTTCGGCCCTGAACCCCTATTCCATGGTGAACAATATGCTGTTCGACGGTTCCAAAGTGGCTTCGGTCGAGATTCAGGGAGCGCTTGTACCTACCCCCGATTTCGAACTGTACCGCAGAGACCCCGGCAAGGCCCCCGGTGCGGAGCTTTTCAATATTCCTGGTATCGAACGCCTGATCACGATCAACACCAACAGTCCCGACGCCAAGGTTCCTGTTGTGTATAAGACCAACTTTTCCTATAACCACTTTTTCAGCGACCGCCTCCGGGTCGGCATCAGCGGTTATGCATCATGGGCGCGCAACAACTATATGTACATCGACCGCAATATGGTGGACGAGCCATTCTTCCGCATCACCGCCGAGGCCAATCGCGGCGTGTATGTTCCCGCCGGGACGATCAACACCGGCAACGGCGCTACCAACTGGCTCAACAGCCGCAGAACCAAAAACGTTGGCCGGGTACTGGAACTGGTCAGCGAAGGCAGGAAAAACCAGTATGCAATCGTAATCGACGGAACTTTCAGGTATTTCAAAGACGGGCAGATTACCGCATCCTATACCTGGAACGACGCGAAAGACAATACTTCCTACAACGGTAACGTGGCCAACACCGCTACCCTCGACCAGATGGTGATCGACGACCCGCGCGACCTGAGCCGTATGAACTATGCCAACAACCAGTTCCGCAGCAAGGTAATCGTGTATGGCACCTCACCGAGTTTCTGGGGCATTACGCTCGGCGTTCGTTACTCGGGTATTGGGGGCACGCGCTACTCGCTGGCCGTGAATGGCAATATGAATGGCGACTTCGTTTCTTCCAACGACCTCCCTTACATTTACGATCATAGCAGCCCCGCTACACCCGAATATATCCGTACGGGCATCAAGGCCATCCTCGATAACCCCAACGCCGAAGAGAGCATTAAGACATTCATCCGCGAAAACACGGGGAAAGTGGCGGAACGCAATGGCGGCGTCAACGGGTTTTACGGGGTGTTCGATGTACGCCTCGTCAAACGGTTCAAAATCCACAAATCGCACGGTATCGAGGCTTCGATCGACGTGTTCAACTTTGCCAACCTGCTCAACAAAGACTGGGGCGTGGGTACAAATCTTGGCAAACAGACCCTGTACACGATCAAGAAATTCGACCCGGCGAAAAACGAGTTCATATACGACGTCAACAAAGGCGCCGGCGTATCCAGCTTGAACGGCAGCCCCTACCAGATCCAGGTGGGCCTGCGCTATGCGTTCTGA